In Acidimicrobiales bacterium, one DNA window encodes the following:
- the cfa gene encoding cyclopropane fatty acyl phospholipid synthase: MASLREQGRELLDGAGVTVGGDQPHDIQIHDDRFWRRVLRDRELGLGEAYQEGWWDAIRVDEFLVRVLTADLRSAIRASPALLLNMLRSNLVNRQTIHRAGHNARAHYDIGNDLYLRMLGPEMVYSCARWDEANSLEAAQEAKLDLVCQKLHLEPGMRILDIGCGWGSFARHAATHHGAVVVGISPAAEQVDEARKRAGNLPVEFRQQDYREVAGTYDRIVSIGMMEHVGPRNYGTFFERCGDLLEPNGLMLHHTIGSNESTQSVDTWFDRYIFPGGVVPSLHQIAGASQPRWAVEDVQNLGPDYDRTLLAWHANIEARWEEIPHYDERFRRTWRYYLLSSAASFRIRNLQLFQIVFRRTGRISAVYDGVR; the protein is encoded by the coding sequence GTGGCCAGCCTCAGGGAGCAGGGCAGGGAGTTGCTCGACGGCGCCGGGGTGACCGTCGGTGGCGACCAACCCCACGACATTCAGATCCACGACGATCGATTCTGGCGCCGTGTCCTGCGGGATCGGGAACTGGGCCTCGGCGAGGCCTACCAGGAAGGCTGGTGGGACGCCATCCGAGTCGACGAGTTCTTGGTCCGGGTACTAACCGCCGACCTGCGGTCTGCCATCCGAGCCAGCCCGGCGCTGCTGCTCAACATGCTGCGCTCGAACCTCGTGAACCGCCAGACGATCCATCGAGCGGGACACAACGCCCGGGCCCACTACGACATCGGCAACGACCTGTACCTGCGGATGCTCGGGCCGGAGATGGTCTATAGCTGCGCGCGGTGGGACGAGGCCAACAGCCTTGAAGCTGCCCAGGAGGCGAAGTTGGACCTGGTCTGCCAGAAGCTGCACCTGGAGCCGGGGATGCGAATCCTGGATATCGGTTGTGGCTGGGGCAGCTTCGCCCGCCATGCCGCCACCCACCACGGGGCGGTCGTCGTCGGCATCAGCCCGGCCGCCGAGCAGGTGGACGAGGCCCGGAAGCGGGCCGGGAACCTCCCAGTGGAATTTCGCCAGCAGGACTACCGGGAGGTGGCCGGCACCTACGACCGGATCGTGAGCATCGGGATGATGGAACACGTGGGCCCCAGGAACTATGGGACGTTCTTCGAGCGGTGTGGAGACCTGCTGGAACCCAACGGCCTAATGCTGCACCACACCATCGGGTCAAACGAGTCGACGCAGTCGGTCGATACATGGTTCGATCGGTACATCTTCCCCGGGGGCGTGGTGCCGTCCCTCCACCAGATCGCCGGGGCGTCCCAGCCGCGGTGGGCCGTCGAGGACGTCCAGAACCTGGGTCCCGACTACGACCGGACGCTCCTGGCCTGGCACGCCAACATTGAAGCCCGTTGGGAGGAGATCCCCCACTACGACGAGCGGTTCCGCCGGACCTGGCGCTACTACCTGCTTTCGTCGGCGGCGTCATTCCGGATCCGGAACCTGCAGCTCTTCCAGATCGTGTTCCGTCGTACCGGACGGATCTCGGCGGTGTACGACGGTGTCCGCTGA
- a CDS encoding AURKAIP1/COX24 domain-containing protein: MGSLIKKRRKRMRKKKHRKMLKRTRAQRMRGK, encoded by the coding sequence ATGGGATCTCTGATCAAGAAGCGCCGCAAGCGGATGCGCAAGAAGAAGCATCGCAAGATGCTCAAGCGCACCCGCGCCCAGCGGATGCGGGGCAAGTAG
- the glnT gene encoding type III glutamate--ammonia ligase: protein MTPDELKGRIAEDGVEFIYAMFVEMHGKPCAKLVPVSAIDDLLEVGAGFAGFAAGPMSQTPADPDILAIPDPASYTRLPWQPNVAALQCDATVEGELWPYAPRVILRRAMERAAEQNLVLKAGVEVEYSLLHRNEDGSLRPADERDTSTLPCYDARGLTTALDHLTTVSRHMDAMGWGNYANDHEDANGQFEQNFQYADALTTSDRLILLRLMLHTLARRQGLYATVMPKPFADKTGNGLHTHLSLWTADSDEPLFHDDDDARGLGLSELAYRFIAGILDHAQGLTAIVCPTVNSFKRIGVGPPDSGATWAPAYVAYGGNNRTQMIRVPEGGRIEVRAPDGSANPYLAFTALLSAGLDGVARQADPGDPNGDNLFALGLDEIAARGISALPPTLLHACDDLVADDVLRSGFGTGRDGDYVDYFASVKRTEFRTITDRVTAAELDAYLTLV, encoded by the coding sequence ATGACGCCGGACGAACTGAAGGGGCGGATTGCCGAGGACGGCGTGGAGTTCATCTACGCCATGTTCGTGGAGATGCACGGAAAGCCGTGCGCCAAGCTGGTGCCGGTCAGCGCAATCGACGATCTCCTCGAGGTGGGAGCGGGGTTCGCCGGGTTCGCCGCCGGACCCATGAGCCAAACCCCGGCCGACCCGGACATCCTGGCCATCCCCGATCCGGCCTCCTACACGCGGCTTCCCTGGCAGCCCAACGTTGCCGCCCTGCAGTGTGACGCCACGGTGGAAGGAGAGCTCTGGCCGTACGCCCCCCGGGTGATCCTCCGACGGGCCATGGAACGGGCCGCTGAGCAGAACCTCGTCCTCAAGGCAGGCGTCGAGGTGGAGTACTCGTTGCTCCACCGCAACGAGGACGGTTCGCTACGACCCGCCGACGAGCGGGACACCTCGACCCTGCCGTGCTACGACGCCCGGGGCCTGACCACGGCGCTGGACCACCTGACCACGGTGTCTCGCCACATGGATGCCATGGGGTGGGGCAACTACGCCAACGACCACGAGGACGCCAACGGCCAGTTCGAGCAGAACTTCCAATACGCCGACGCCCTCACCACCTCGGACCGCCTCATCCTGCTCCGCCTCATGCTCCACACCCTGGCCCGCCGCCAGGGCCTTTACGCCACGGTCATGCCCAAGCCGTTCGCCGACAAGACCGGCAACGGGCTCCACACTCACCTCAGCCTCTGGACCGCCGACTCCGACGAACCGCTGTTCCACGACGACGACGACGCCCGGGGACTCGGGCTCAGTGAGCTGGCCTACCGTTTCATCGCTGGCATCCTCGACCACGCCCAAGGGCTAACGGCCATCGTCTGCCCAACCGTCAACTCGTTCAAGCGGATCGGCGTCGGACCACCCGACTCAGGAGCAACCTGGGCGCCCGCCTACGTGGCCTACGGCGGCAACAACCGGACGCAGATGATCCGCGTCCCGGAAGGCGGCCGTATCGAGGTCCGTGCCCCAGACGGGTCAGCCAACCCGTATCTGGCCTTCACCGCACTGTTGAGCGCAGGCCTGGACGGCGTGGCCCGTCAGGCCGACCCCGGCGACCCGAACGGCGACAACCTCTTCGCCCTAGGCCTCGATGAGATCGCCGCCCGGGGTATCAGCGCCCTGCCGCCGACGCTGCTACACGCCTGCGACGACCTGGTCGCCGACGACGTGCTGCGGTCCGGGTTTGGAACGGGCCGGGACGGTGACTACGTGGACTACTTCGCTTCGGTGAAGCGGACCGAGTTTCGTACCATCACCGACCGGGTGACGGCGGCCGAACTCGACGCCTATCTGACGCTCGTGTAG